tgtgtgtgtgtgtgtgtgtgtgttgcgtgtgtatgtttgtgctGGCAATGTTTACTATGATTCATTAGCACACAACACCGTCCTCTGGATGCACCTGCGTGGCTGCATTAATTTTTTCGGCGCAGTAAACTAACGATCCCCTTTTTCTCTCAACCCTTTCATCCCCCCGCCACCACCCAATTGCGTGTGCCTACaagtgtgtgcagtgtgtggAAGTAATTGGCGAGGAAAATGCGTGAAAATCCCGATGACGTGAGCCCGCAAGTATGGAAAGAGTGGATCCTGGAGGCGATCAGGCGCATCCGGTTCCAGAAGCAGCGGCCTAGCATACAGCGCATCTGTCAGGCGATCGGCAGCCACCACAAGTTCCACGAGGACATCGTGGCGGAGAAGCTGGAGGAGGCGGTCGAGGCCGGCTCGGTGCTGAAGGTGTACAACAAGGGGCTGCACTCATACAAGGCGCCCACCTCGACCCAGCGGCGCGTCATCAACGTCACGAACGAGAGCAACCTGTCGCGGCAGGTGGCGAAAGCGGTCCGCGATCTCGGCGAGTTCGATGGGTCGTCGCAGAAGTCGATCGAGAACTATGTGCAGCAGACGAACAACCTGCACATCGCGCCCGACACCGACTACAAGAGCGTGATACGCAACGCGATCCGGATCGCGCTGGCCGAGGAGACGATCATGCAGGAGGGCCGGCTGTACAAACCGGGGCCGGTGTTCAAGCCGATCACCAAGCGCAAATCGACCTCGCCCAAAAAGCGGGGCAGCAGCAAGCATTTAGACGTAAGTGGACGCCCTTTTTACAACCCTTTTTACACGCACATATGTTCACAACGATcgtgtgtttctgttttttgtagCGTTCCGCCGAGGGAAACATGTGCGTGGTGTGCCAGGAGGCGGAAGGGAACGGGTCCGACGACGAGGGCGAACCGCTCACCAGCTGCAGCAGTTGCGGCGCGGGGCTGCACGACAGCTGCGCGATCGGGCCCGGGCAGAGCAGCCGGGCGGTGACGCTGTCGCGCCTGCTGGAGAAGGGCAACAGCTGGCACTGCGAGGAGTGCAAGGTGTGTGACGCCTGCTCGAAccaggacgacgacgaggacggcGTGAAGGGTGTCTGTCTGCTCGACTGCTGGAGCTGCAAGAAGCATTACCACCTTTCCTGTCTCAGCCCGGCCCTGACGGAGATGAAAAAGTGCAAAACCGCTTGGAGGTAAGCAGCAGAGcagggtggtggtgctgcggGGAAAAAACGGCGTCATTGACCGGTTATTTCCCTACCTTTCAGATGCTCCGACTGCTTAAGCCAATCCAGGGACAGTGATAGGAAGTCCAGCATAATGCGCCCGGCAACCGGTGAAAAGAAGCGCAAAAGGTATGTTGCGGGGGTCGTTTTTTTACGGCCGCACTTACAAATGCGTTGATTCTAATTGACTCTGCTTATTTAAAGGTTGCTCACTGGCGACAAAGACCCCAAGGGAAGTTCGGAAGCTATCAGTCTACCAGTACCTTACAAAAGTGCATACGATTCTACCAACGAGGAAGCGATAGGTAACATTCTGCCACCCAATCGTCTTCATCCCCCTGTACCACCTACTAACGtccctttttcccttttgccACAAcgcagaaaaacaaacacttccgGAAGGTGTGACGCAGCAGGATGCGGAGCTGTACAAGTACGTGCGCGAACAGTCGACCAAGATCGTGGTAGGCGTGTCCAAGGCGCCCACCATCGCCGCTCATcacaagcacaacaacaacaacagcgagcAGCGGGGCCGACACTTCTCCCCCGATCGGACCAGCCACCAACACCAGCACCAGGCggcgaacagcagcagtattCTACAGCAGTCCCCATCGAAACTGATGGCAGCGCAGGATCGTTGTCCGGCGGCGATAGAGTTTGGCAAGTACGCGATCGAAACCTGGTACTCGAGTCCGTTCCCGCAGGAGTACGCGCGGTAAGGCGATAACACGGCGTTTGTAGGCCACGGAAGAGACCATTAACCaatttcccccctcccctttcgCCCCCGTTAGACTGCCGAAACTGTTTCTGTGCGAGTTCTGCCTGAAGTACACCAAGAGCAAGGCGGTACTGCAGCGACACCAGGACAAGTGCTCCTGGCGCAATCCCCCGGGCACGGAGATCTACCGCCACGACGGGGTGTCCGTGTTCGAGGTGGATGGCAATGCGAACAAAATCTACTGCCAGAATCTGTGCCTGCTGGCGAAGCTGTTCCTCGACCACAAGACGCTCTACTACGACGTGGAGCCGTTCCTGTTCTACGTGCTGACGCGCTACGACCGCAAGGGCTACCATCTGGTCGGGTACTTCTCGAAGGAAAAGCACTGCCAGCAGAAGTACAACGTGTCGTGCATTATGACGATGCCGCAGTACCAGCGGCAGGGGTACGGGCGCTTCCTGATCGACTTCAGCTACCTGCTGAGCCGGGAAGAGGGGCAGCCGGGCACGCCGGAGAAGCCGCTGTCCGATCTGGGCCGGGTGTCCTACTACGCCTACTGGAAGTCGACCGTGCTGAACTACCTGTACGAGCACCGGCGCCGGGCGGAGGAGGAGTCGGGTGGCGGTGCTGCCGGATCGAAGCTGCTTCCCCTCTCGATACAGCAGATCTCGCAGGAAACGGGCATGGTCGTGCCGGACATTGTGCTGGCGCTGCAGCTGCTCTCCTTCATCAAGTACCGCAAGATCGACCGGGGCGGCGGCTTCAAGGTGTACCAGCCGCTGATCTGCATCGACTGGCGGCTGGTCGACCGGCAGCACGAGCGCATGGTGCGGTCGCGGGCCCGCCTCGCGATCGAGAAGGAGTGTCTGCGCTGGACGCCACTGTTTTTCTCCAGCACGGCCTCGTTCTCCGAGCTGGACGGTAGCAACATACCGATGGAGGCAAACGAACCCGGTGACGAGCCGGCTGGGGGAAGCAGGATAGGCGGTCCCGCCGTCAGCCCCAAGCCCGAGGAAGAATCGGACCAGGAGAAGGAAGAGAAAGCGTCGCGGAATGGGCCGCTCAAGAGTGGTACAGCTTCACAACAGCCGCCGCCACCCCATCGGAAGGCGGGAGGAGAATCGGGCAGGAGGAAAAAACGCGGCCGCGATGTGTCGCCGCCACCGGAGCCAATCGCCATCTCGCGCGTGGAAAACGACCTCCCAGCGCGCAACAGAACGCATTCGCTCAAGCTGGAAGAGCAGACGGATGAAgaggaggcggcggcggcggcagtggcGATGCTAGCAGCACGCAACACTGCCACCGTGGCGACGGGCGGCCGAAAGCGGGGCCGAGTGGCGCAGGACAAAGAGCCGACCAAGCCCGGAAGTGCCAGCAACACGTTCGAGCGGCTGCGCAAACGACGTCGGTTGGACTCGGAAGAAGCGACAGTGGAGGAGAAACAGCAACCGCCGTACGGCGGCAATCTGCTGAAGGATGCTTCGCCGCTAACGGGTCGATCGGGTGGGCTGCGCCGAAAGCGGCTAAACTTGCGGCTTTCCGACTCGGAGCCGGAGCCGGAGCCGGAAGCTACTCCGCGCATCACCGAAGACAGAAGGACAAAGGCCGGTAAACTGGCAGCACGTGGAGACGCCGGTGAGCCGGTGAATGGGGGCGTGTTTAGCCGTGGCCAGGGTGGCCGCGATATTGCGCTGGAGCAACGTGCGTCACCGGCGGCAGCAGCCAAACGAACGGGCGCCATGGGAATGCGAAACTCCAAACGGCTGGCCAGCAGTCCGGCCAATACGATCGAGAGCGAGGAACCGGCGGAGGAAGCACTGGCGGTAGCTGCCGAGAAGGCGAAATCATTTCGAAGCTCCTCAACGGCAGGCACGGTGAGGCAGAGGCAGAATCACGCAGCGGCAGCTACGGCCGGCTATACGTtaccttcctcctcctcctcgtcgtcgtcgatcgCCGGACCTTCTACACATTCCCCGACCAAGAAGGAagcggctgcggcggcggcagcagcagcagcggcagcgtcagcagccacagcaacagcaagtgTTAGCGCGACCAACTTGAGCAGCAGCAAGTTACGCCATAAAGCATCTCCTACAACGGGCGTAGGGCGGCATAAGAAACGCCAGGGCAAGAAAGCGATCGTTCCCGTGGCGGACGCCAGTGAGGACTACTCTTCGGGAGAAGCGGACGATGAAATGGAGGAGGAAACGCGCAGTGCACCACCACTACCGCCGCCAGCATCGTCAGCAAGCAGCGTGGTTGCCAGCGTGGGCAAGAAATCACCCTCCAAAACACCACCGTTCAGTGCTGGCGTCGTCGCGAACAACAGTGCGGCGGACACCGTACCGTCCAAGGTGTCGCAGCGCGTTCCCCCGCCGCTCTCGAGTCCGGATGCAAAGGCAGCGAAGGGTGCCGGCCCCAAGAGCAAGACAATAAGCGAACAACAACGACGTGTCAAGGAGGAGGAGCATTCAGAGCGAACTGCGACCAACGCGGATTCGTCGACGGGTGCTTTGGAGCGCACGGTGaacgcaaagcaaagcaacagCGGCAAAGACGGCGACAGAACTCCACCCATTGCGGCTGAAAGCACCGCCGGAGCGGCGGCACTGGAAAAGGATACGCCAAGTGTCGCAAGTTCGGCGCCATCGGACGACAGCCGGCTGCAAGGCTGTGAAGCGAACGGTGAAGCTGTTTCAGCAAACTCCAAAAAGGGCGCAGTGAAGCAAGAATCCAGCCCTACCGCGAGCCGTTTATCGGTGGAAGGTGGTCCGAGCTCCGTTATCAGCAGACCAACGGGATCGGCCTCGGGCTCTGTGGTGGAGCAGGGCAAGGGTGAGCAAAAGGAGGGAGTAATCCTGCAGGCGCCTCCTTCCTCGAAAGCTGGCACACCCGAGAAGAAGGATGCCATCGGCTCGCCGAACAAAGAATCCTACGCGAAAGCGTCCGAGCAGGCGAACAAAGAAGCGTCCaagggcggcagcagcagcactggcGTTATAAGCGAGCCCGCCTCCCCGCCGCTCGTGAACGGAGGAGCAGTAGAGATCAACGAGAAAATCTCTGTGATAACCGAATCAAAAAACTGTCTAACGACCCATCCGACGGTGGCCGACACTGCTGAGCCGTTGCAGGTAGCGGCGGCAGCAGACGGCGGCAGCAGCTCCATCAACGGGCAGATGCAGAGTCCGGAGAAGAAGACCGTCGGAACGGGCACGGAAACTGCGCCTGCTAGTGCCGACGGTGGTCAGATGAACGGTGTCCAGAGCTCGCCGAAGATGCAAAAGATGCTTGCAAACGATAGCGACAACAACAGTACAAATCGATCAGCGGTAGATCGTGCTTCTAGTAGTGCCAATAATACGGCCAGTGTTTTGAAGATTAACGAAAACTACGATAAACACCATCAcaaccaccaacaccagcagcagcaacatcacgCGGATCCGCTCCGAAACCGGCCGAAGGTAATTGTGGACGGTATTACGAGCTGCTCGGGGGAAGGTAAAGCGAAGGAGGAACCGGCGCCGGATGCGGTCAAAGCGTCGTCCGACGTGATTCGGACGAGGGAAGAGCCCAATACTGCGCCCTCAGCTGCTCCTTTAAACCACGAGCCGGGCAGCATCAAGCCAACGGCTGAATCCGGTATAATTCAACAAACATCCGCCATCGTTccgacgagcagcagcagcagtagcagcactaCCGGCACAACCGTGCACGAGATGGCGATGCACAAGAAAAAGTTCATGAAAAACATGGAAAGCTCGACCGACAACGGCTTgactcagcagcagcaggtggcGAAACCGGCGGCAACAGCTAATAATGACCAACCGGATCAATCCGTCATTAAGCAGAACGACGAGGTGGTGACCAGTGCGAAGATAGCGAGCTTTACCCACAGCAGCACCGCCAGCGCCAGCGTTCCTGTGTCGTCCGCGCCAACCGATAGCGCGATAGCCGTGCCCACCACTGTGGACATAAAGAAGGAAAAATCACCCCCAAAGGTAAGCGGCTCGTCCACGGTCGGGCCCGTCCTCGCGTCCTCGGCATCGAAGGGTGCAAAAAACGAATCGCATAAATTGGCGCCGTCGCATAGCAACGGCAGTGGTGGTGCGGCAAAGTGTACCGAAAGCAGCACCGCTAGTGTCGCCACTGCTTCGTGCGCCACCGCCGTAGTGACAAGCGCCGCTAGCACGCAGCAAGCGCTGGCGGAAGCGGGAAAGCGAACCACGTCCGAACCAATCCACGCCGGCCTGGGCTATGGAGCGGAACCAAAGACGGAATCGAAGCGTGGAAAGGATAAGTCGAACGCCGGCAGCGGTTCCTCGGGCAATGTCGGTGCGAACGCTTCGGAAGATGGTGGCCAGAGCGCGGGTGGTAAAACAAGCCGCAGCAACTCCTCGTCTTCATCGTCCGCGAGCGACCACCAGCAGCCGCACGGTGGCAAACGGTCCGGCTCGACGTCGTCCACCAGTTCCTCGTCTGGTTCGAGCAGCGCGAAGGGAGGAGAGCACACTTCTTCGTCGTCGGCCACTGCCGGAATGATGACGGCGGCCACCGTCTCCACCGCTGCTTCCAAGCGCTCCGAGGCGAGTGCGCGCAAGGAAGCGAACAAGCACAATGCCGCTAATGCGTATGCCGGGCAGCAGGGTACGGGTGGCAACAGTATTAACAACACCACAACCACGCTCAACAACCATTGCAAAGTAGCTCAGGCAGACAATCATCAGCTCCATCAGCAggtgccgcagcagcagcagctgcctcagcagcagcaacaacaccagcagcagccacagcagcaacaacatcaacagccgCATctacatcagcagcagcagcagcaccagcagcatgttgcgcaacatcagcaacactcgcatcagcatcatcagcagcagcaacatcagcagcaacaagcctctcagcatcagcagcagcaacagtaccATATGAACGCGAAATCAGCAGCCACCATGCCCCCGCTGCTAATGGacggcagtggtggtggtggtgtgggtaTTACCCCGCCATCCCAATCCACCGGTCCTTCGATGCAAGGACCAGCGAGTGCGGCTCCGGGAGGTATAAGCGGTACACCGAATAACGTACCCGTCAGCTCTACACCGCCAGTCGGCAATGTGCACGGTGGCAGCAGCATGATGATGCCGACCGGTCCCGGGATGGGTCCGGCcggaggcggcggcggtggcggcggcggaagCACGCTGATGGGCATGAACAATGCGCCTTCCTGCCGGACGGACAAACACGCGTCCAAGCACGCGATGCACGATCCGAAGACGACGATCGATCTGAACAAGATGACGCCCCAGTTCCCGGGCATCAACCAGCTGTCCAGCTACGCGCCGGCCCAGTACTATCCGATCGATCCGTACTACCACCAGGGCTACAATCTGATGCATCTGGACACGGGCAGCCAGAAGTCACCGAACAAGTTCCATCTCGATCTGGCCACCAGCATGGCGTACGGCAGCTTCACCTCCAACCTGTACCCGTCGTTCCAGCACCAGGagcagcagtaccagcagGTACCGCCCGCCCCGGCCACGCCCTCTTACCAGTCGAAGGAACGGGCGAACGTCAAGTCGGAACGCAAAGGTGCTAACgccggcagcggcggcagtACGCTCGATCAAACGTCGTCTGGCACGTCCAGCTCCTCGTCCACCAAACACGGCAAGTCCGCTTCGAAGTCGGGAGCCTCGAACGCTGCTGCAGCCGCCGACGATGGGAGCAAGTTTAAGGGCAACAATGCAGCGGACGTCCATCACCTATCGCAACATTCCactcagcagcaacagcagcagcagcagcagcagcaacagcagcagcaacagcagcagcagcaacagcagcaacatcaacagcagcaactctGTCCCTCGCCGTACGATACGGGTTTGCTGTGTGGTAAAGCGAACCAATACCATCATCTCACCTCAGCGCAAGCCATCCAGCATTCCCATCAACTAGCccagcaacaccaccagcagcagcagcagcagcagcagcagcatcatcagcaacaccatcagcatcagcaccagcaacagcaacatcatcagcagcagcagcagcagcatcagcatcactcgcagcagcaacacacccagcagcagcagcagcagcagcacaaatcCATCCAGAAGGGTAAAAACGAGCCCAGCAGCAAGCTTAGCGACTCCTCCTGCATGGTTGCCGCCGGTGCAGCGGCCAAGTCATCGCCCGCCGTTACCGCTGATCCGTGTCACGCCGccgtgcagcagcaaacgatGCATCTGATGGGCAGTGGGGCCGGTCCGAAGGCGGGCGGGTTCCCGGGCGGCGAGCCGGATCTGCACGGCGACGGGGCAACCGGTGGTGGGCAGACGGACCTGAAGCAGCAGGGTACGCCCGGTCCGGGCGGGGACCATTCGATCGGCGTGTACACGCCGGAATCGACGACCTCGAACTCGGTGCAGAGCCTGCACCAGTACGGCCAGTGCGACATAGACGTCAGCCAGCTGGGGCTGGAATCGCCCGCCAGCATAGCAAGTGACGTCACGTCCCAGAACTCGGCGGACGCGATCCGACCGCCCAGCGTGGTGTCGCAGCACGGCGGCTCGATCGGCGGTGGCCCCTACTCGGACTGttccgtgcagcagcagcagcagcagcagcagcttcagcaacatcaacagcacCAGTCACAGATGCACATGACGATGCATACGCACGTGCCGGAAACGAGCCCACAGCATCCCCCGCAGCAGATGACAATCATAGCCAATAacagtggcggcggtggcggtggcggtggcgccaGCGGTGGCACTGGTTCCGGCAATGGAGGCAGCGGTCGgggcaagcagcagcatcctTCGCAGCAACATctcgcccagcagcagcagcagatagcGCACGGTGGAAACGGCAGCACTGGAGGGCGGCAACGAGCGTCCACGCCGAAGGTCAGCCGGAACACACCGACGCCGGGAGCGCAGCAGCGGCACCAGAGCCGCACGACACCGCCCGTTGTCAGCAACGTGATTCAGCCGATCGTGAGCCCCggccatcatcagcagcagcaccagcagcagcaacaccagcagcagcagcagcagcagcaggcggcaATGCAAGCGGCCTCCCTgaatcaacagcagcaacagcaccatcagcagctggcactgcagcagcagatgcaCCAAGCGTACGGTCAGTCGCTAAACCACCAGGCGCACAGCCAAAACATGCACCAGGCGGCGGCCGGCGGGGGCTACCTGGGCGCGCAGCTCGGTCTGGCGGGTCAGGCACCGCCCTACCCGCAATCGCCGACCTCCTACGGCAGCGTGATTCAGCACCGCATGTCCAACAACCACACGCCGGCCAGCCTGCACAGCCCG
This is a stretch of genomic DNA from Anopheles merus strain MAF chromosome 2R, AmerM5.1, whole genome shotgun sequence. It encodes these proteins:
- the LOC121590033 gene encoding uncharacterized protein LOC121590033 → MRENPDDVSPQVWKEWILEAIRRIRFQKQRPSIQRICQAIGSHHKFHEDIVAEKLEEAVEAGSVLKVYNKGLHSYKAPTSTQRRVINVTNESNLSRQVAKAVRDLGEFDGSSQKSIENYVQQTNNLHIAPDTDYKSVIRNAIRIALAEETIMQEGRLYKPGPVFKPITKRKSTSPKKRGSSKHLDRSAEGNMCVVCQEAEGNGSDDEGEPLTSCSSCGAGLHDSCAIGPGQSSRAVTLSRLLEKGNSWHCEECKVCDACSNQDDDEDGVKGVCLLDCWSCKKHYHLSCLSPALTEMKKCKTAWRCSDCLSQSRDSDRKSSIMRPATGEKKRKRLLTGDKDPKGSSEAISLPVPYKSAYDSTNEEAIEKQTLPEGVTQQDAELYKYVREQSTKIVVGVSKAPTIAAHHKHNNNNSEQRGRHFSPDRTSHQHQHQAANSSSILQQSPSKLMAAQDRCPAAIEFGKYAIETWYSSPFPQEYARLPKLFLCEFCLKYTKSKAVLQRHQDKCSWRNPPGTEIYRHDGVSVFEVDGNANKIYCQNLCLLAKLFLDHKTLYYDVEPFLFYVLTRYDRKGYHLVGYFSKEKHCQQKYNVSCIMTMPQYQRQGYGRFLIDFSYLLSREEGQPGTPEKPLSDLGRVSYYAYWKSTVLNYLYEHRRRAEEESGGGAAGSKLLPLSIQQISQETGMVVPDIVLALQLLSFIKYRKIDRGGGFKVYQPLICIDWRLVDRQHERMVRSRARLAIEKECLRWTPLFFSSTASFSELDGSNIPMEANEPGDEPAGGSRIGGPAVSPKPEEESDQEKEEKASRNGPLKSGTASQQPPPPHRKAGGESGRRKKRGRDVSPPPEPIAISRVENDLPARNRTHSLKLEEQTDEEEAAAAAVAMLAARNTATVATGGRKRGRVAQDKEPTKPGSASNTFERLRKRRRLDSEEATVEEKQQPPYGGNLLKDASPLTGRSGGLRRKRLNLRLSDSEPEPEPEATPRITEDRRTKAGKLAARGDAGEPVNGGVFSRGQGGRDIALEQRASPAAAAKRTGAMGMRNSKRLASSPANTIESEEPAEEALAVAAEKAKSFRSSSTAGTVRQRQNHAAAATAGYTLPSSSSSSSSIAGPSTHSPTKKEAAAAAAAAAAAASAATATASVSATNLSSSKLRHKASPTTGVGRHKKRQGKKAIVPVADASEDYSSGEADDEMEEETRSAPPLPPPASSASSVVASVGKKSPSKTPPFSAGVVANNSAADTVPSKVSQRVPPPLSSPDAKAAKGAGPKSKTISEQQRRVKEEEHSERTATNADSSTGALERTVNAKQSNSGKDGDRTPPIAAESTAGAAALEKDTPSVASSAPSDDSRLQGCEANGEAVSANSKKGAVKQESSPTASRLSVEGGPSSVISRPTGSASGSVVEQGKGEQKEGVILQAPPSSKAGTPEKKDAIGSPNKESYAKASEQANKEASKGGSSSTGVISEPASPPLVNGGAVEINEKISVITESKNCLTTHPTVADTAEPLQVAAAADGGSSSINGQMQSPEKKTVGTGTETAPASADGGQMNGVQSSPKMQKMLANDSDNNSTNRSAVDRASSSANNTASVLKINENYDKHHHNHQHQQQQHHADPLRNRPKVIVDGITSCSGEGKAKEEPAPDAVKASSDVIRTREEPNTAPSAAPLNHEPGSIKPTAESGIIQQTSAIVPTSSSSSSSTTGTTVHEMAMHKKKFMKNMESSTDNGLTQQQQVAKPAATANNDQPDQSVIKQNDEVVTSAKIASFTHSSTASASVPVSSAPTDSAIAVPTTVDIKKEKSPPKVSGSSTVGPVLASSASKGAKNESHKLAPSHSNGSGGAAKCTESSTASVATASCATAVVTSAASTQQALAEAGKRTTSEPIHAGLGYGAEPKTESKRGKDKSNAGSGSSGNVGANASEDGGQSAGGKTSRSNSSSSSSASDHQQPHGGKRSGSTSSTSSSSGSSSAKGGEHTSSSSATAGMMTAATVSTAASKRSEASARKEANKHNAANAYAGQQGTGGNSINNTTTTLNNHCKVAQADNHQLHQQVPQQQQLPQQQQQHQQQPQQQQHQQPHQHSHQHHQQQQHQQQQASQHQQQQQYHMNAKSAATMPPLLMDGSGGGGVGITPPSQSTGPSMQGPASAAPGGISGTPNNVPVSSTPPVGNVHGGSSMMMPTGPGMGPAGGGGGGGGGSTLMGMNNAPSCRTDKHASKHAMHDPKTTIDLNKMTPQFPGINQLSSYAPAQYYPIDPYYHQGYNLMHLDTGSQKSPNKFHLDLATSMAYGSFTSNLYPSFQHQEQQYQQVPPAPATPSYQSKERANVKSERKGANAGSGGSTLDQTSSGTSSSSSTKHGKSASKSGASNAAAAADDGSKFKGNNAADVHHLSQHSTQQQQQQQQQQQQQQQQQQQQQQQHQQQQLCPSPYDTGLLCGKANQYHHLTSAQAIQHSHQLAQQHHQQQQQQQQQHHQQHHQHQHQQQQHHQQQQQQHQHHSQQQHTQQQQQQQHKSIQKGKNEPSSKLSDSSCMVAAGAAAKSSPAVTADPCHAAVQQQTMHLMGSGAGPKAGGFPGGEPDLHGDGATGGGQTDLKQQGTPGPGGDHSIGVYTPESTTSNSVQSLHQYGQCDIDVSQLGLESPASIASDVTSQNSADAIRPPSVVSQHGGSIGGGPYSDCSVQQQQQQQQLQQHQQHQSQMHMTMHTHVPETSPQHPPQQMTIIANNSGGGGGGGGASGGTGSGNGGSGRGKQQHPSQQHLAQQQQQIAHGGNGSTGGRQRASTPKVSRNTPTPGAQQRHQSRTTPPVVSNVIQPIVSPGHHQQQHQQQQHQQQQQQQQAAMQAASLNQQQQQHHQQLALQQQMHQAYGQSLNHQAHSQNMHQAAAGGGYLGAQLGLAGQAPPYPQSPTSYGSVIQHRMSNNHTPASLHSPHQRLGASPVSSCAVSSSNNFYVQQQQQQQTGGVTLPGSHTPIPQAPTPAPTPTPTPTPQLEPQSCQGGPPGAAGQLQQQGPQLSCLSKLQQLTTNVDICHSPVTPPPSAHHAPHPHGGPPGGGGGAGGSAGAGSNPSGSAPGSGGGGGAGGGHMVAAQNVVRNISTPPVSIHSAQMSTINYHKYYTGNMNMPTIAQNAVAAAAAAGAARRNAAAASSAQIQHMAAAANRSSSVSPNVAISTNLMSPYGSLNGYRMTTAGQSPGTGGYIGNPAAGFIQNSAQLGPVQMGVMNMPSQYQDPSAIQRAQQNSMYSSYSAYLPPMRR